One Anaeromyxobacter diazotrophicus genomic region harbors:
- a CDS encoding chemotaxis protein CheW, whose product MNDLAPTDWLRVLESELDALAQGTLGLPPVTVTGHGVAPPGSMEGAYMVLLSSGGSYQVGLASTSEGCQALARGLLAVEPSADPLPAPDVADAVCEIVNMLAGGVQRRVRERSGLQLELGLPTFFHGPVQPTERLGVAVTEVRVGELPAALLVLHPAFAAARRSNAMSDAPHASSGRPPAQILEELAAAVMAADASDEAAVTRLLALLDELTATGHAVAAIAGAAAEGIRARCADVRALAGALDEASEAVARMQEEVARGPQPSAAPAAAAAPGAFVLPEWGDEKTLRDFLAAQRGSLEELEEAILGMEGGDPERLATFKRRLHTLKGEAGVLGLEDLEHVCHATEDFLEGHGASAEATDRLLRVQDWMVKAIDAYAQMQLPVPRAKELIAEALTGGQATATATPTPTPTPTATSTATATATATSTATATAAATATATPTATATAAAEGISAVARDAETVSLFGEFLSESGEGLNRVDQILMNVERDGVNDDTVNSLFRVFHTIKGTAGFLELSEVVALAHVTETMLNRCREKALALEGAVVDLVFDATSALREMLEEVRVAVEAGTGFPSRAGLDELRGNIQAAIDGQTGPERELPAAVPGDTLGQVLQRPPLEVPAAAVEHAAEQQASTGRRLGEELVAEGAAEPAQVAAALRAQGRAAPREEAAAVKLKETIKVDLERVDSLVEMIGELVVVESMVVNAPEIAKTSSVRVRNCLAQLAKVTRDLQDVGMRMRMVPVSGVFQKMARLVRDLSRKSGKQVRLVTSGEGTEMDRSMVEHIADPLVHMIRNAVDHGLESADARAAAGKPPVGEIRLSAYHEGGSVVIEIADDGRGLDRDRIVKKAMEKGLIDSADGMTEAEVNGLIFAPGFSTAAQVTEISGRGVGMDVVKRNIDALRGRVVITSRKGEGTSFKLVLPLTLAIIDGMLVACGEERYIIPTLSIVESIQPDRKMLVSLAQTNEMINLRGEILPLARLDKLFRLEGAKSDPTDALVVVVEGFGRRIGLLVDEVVTQQQVVIKSLGEGMGKTRFLSGAAILSDGHVGLILNVEEIATLFHRSRDFFHERGEALPAALPAAQEARA is encoded by the coding sequence ATGAACGATCTGGCGCCCACCGACTGGCTCCGGGTCCTGGAGTCGGAGCTCGACGCGCTCGCGCAGGGCACGCTCGGGCTGCCGCCGGTCACCGTGACCGGGCACGGGGTGGCGCCGCCAGGCTCGATGGAGGGCGCCTACATGGTGCTCCTCTCGAGCGGAGGCTCCTACCAGGTCGGACTCGCCTCCACCAGCGAGGGCTGCCAGGCGCTGGCGCGCGGCCTGCTCGCGGTCGAGCCGTCCGCGGATCCGCTGCCGGCGCCCGACGTGGCCGACGCGGTGTGCGAGATCGTCAACATGCTCGCGGGCGGCGTGCAGCGCCGCGTCCGCGAGCGGTCCGGGCTCCAGCTGGAGCTCGGCCTCCCCACCTTCTTCCACGGCCCCGTCCAGCCGACCGAACGCCTGGGCGTGGCCGTGACCGAGGTGCGCGTCGGCGAGCTGCCCGCCGCGCTGCTCGTGCTGCACCCCGCATTCGCCGCGGCGAGGAGATCCAACGCCATGTCCGACGCGCCCCATGCCTCGAGCGGCCGGCCCCCCGCCCAGATCCTGGAGGAGCTGGCGGCGGCCGTGATGGCCGCCGATGCCTCCGACGAGGCCGCGGTCACGCGGCTGCTCGCGCTGCTGGACGAGCTCACCGCCACCGGGCACGCCGTGGCCGCGATCGCGGGCGCGGCGGCCGAGGGCATCCGCGCTCGCTGCGCCGACGTGCGCGCCCTGGCCGGCGCGCTCGACGAGGCGAGCGAGGCCGTCGCCCGGATGCAGGAGGAGGTCGCGCGGGGGCCCCAGCCCAGCGCCGCGCCGGCCGCGGCCGCCGCGCCGGGCGCGTTCGTGCTGCCGGAGTGGGGCGACGAGAAGACCCTCCGCGACTTCCTGGCGGCCCAGCGCGGCTCGCTCGAGGAGCTCGAGGAGGCCATCCTGGGCATGGAGGGCGGCGACCCCGAGCGGCTGGCGACCTTCAAGCGCCGCCTGCACACGCTGAAGGGCGAGGCGGGCGTGCTCGGGCTCGAGGATCTCGAGCACGTCTGCCACGCCACCGAGGACTTCCTCGAGGGCCACGGCGCCTCGGCCGAGGCGACCGACCGGCTGCTGCGCGTCCAGGACTGGATGGTCAAGGCCATCGACGCGTACGCGCAGATGCAGCTGCCGGTGCCCCGGGCGAAGGAGCTGATCGCCGAGGCGCTGACCGGCGGGCAGGCGACCGCGACCGCGACCCCGACCCCGACCCCGACCCCGACCGCGACCTCGACCGCGACTGCGACTGCGACTGCGACCTCGACCGCGACCGCGACCGCGGCCGCGACCGCGACTGCGACCCCGACCGCGACCGCGACCGCGGCCGCGGAGGGCATCAGCGCCGTGGCGCGCGACGCGGAGACGGTCAGCCTGTTCGGCGAGTTCCTCTCGGAGAGCGGCGAGGGGCTGAACCGGGTCGACCAGATCCTGATGAACGTCGAGCGGGACGGCGTCAACGACGACACCGTCAACAGCCTCTTCCGCGTCTTCCACACCATCAAGGGCACGGCCGGCTTCCTCGAGCTGTCCGAGGTCGTGGCGCTCGCGCACGTCACCGAGACGATGCTGAACCGGTGCCGCGAGAAGGCGCTGGCGCTGGAGGGGGCGGTCGTCGACCTGGTCTTCGACGCGACCTCCGCGCTGCGCGAGATGCTGGAGGAGGTGCGGGTGGCCGTCGAGGCCGGGACCGGCTTCCCCTCCCGCGCGGGCCTCGACGAGCTGCGCGGGAACATCCAGGCGGCCATCGACGGGCAGACCGGCCCGGAGCGGGAGCTGCCGGCGGCGGTGCCGGGCGACACGCTGGGGCAGGTGCTGCAGCGGCCGCCGCTCGAGGTCCCGGCGGCGGCCGTGGAGCACGCCGCGGAGCAGCAGGCCTCCACCGGCCGGCGGCTGGGCGAGGAGCTGGTGGCGGAGGGCGCCGCCGAGCCGGCGCAGGTGGCCGCCGCGCTGCGCGCGCAGGGTCGGGCCGCACCGCGCGAGGAGGCCGCGGCGGTCAAGCTCAAGGAGACCATCAAGGTCGACCTGGAGCGCGTCGACAGCCTGGTGGAGATGATCGGCGAGCTGGTGGTGGTCGAGTCGATGGTGGTGAACGCGCCCGAGATCGCGAAGACCTCCTCGGTGCGCGTCCGCAACTGCCTGGCGCAGCTCGCCAAGGTCACGCGCGACCTGCAGGACGTCGGCATGCGCATGCGCATGGTGCCGGTCTCGGGCGTGTTCCAGAAGATGGCGCGCCTGGTGCGCGACCTCTCGCGCAAGAGCGGCAAGCAGGTCCGGCTGGTGACCTCGGGCGAGGGCACCGAGATGGACCGCAGCATGGTGGAGCACATCGCCGATCCGCTGGTCCACATGATCCGCAACGCGGTGGATCACGGGCTCGAGTCGGCCGACGCGCGCGCCGCCGCCGGCAAGCCGCCGGTGGGCGAGATCCGGCTCAGCGCCTACCACGAGGGCGGCAGCGTCGTCATCGAGATCGCGGACGACGGCCGCGGCCTCGACCGCGACCGGATCGTGAAGAAGGCGATGGAGAAGGGCCTCATCGACTCGGCCGACGGCATGACCGAGGCGGAGGTGAACGGGCTCATCTTCGCGCCCGGCTTCTCCACCGCCGCCCAGGTCACGGAGATCTCCGGCCGCGGCGTGGGGATGGACGTGGTGAAGCGCAACATCGACGCGCTGCGCGGCCGGGTCGTCATCACCTCCAGGAAGGGGGAGGGGACGAGCTTCAAGCTGGTGCTGCCGCTCACGCTCGCCATCATCGACGGCATGCTCGTCGCGTGCGGCGAGGAGCGCTACATCATCCCGACCCTCTCGATCGTCGAGTCGATCCAGCCCGACCGGAAGATGCTCGTCTCGCTGGCGCAGACGAACGAGATGATCAACCTCCGCGGCGAGATCCTGCCGCTGGCGCGCCTCGACAAGCTCTTCCGGCTCGAGGGCGCGAAGAGCGATCCCACCGACGCGCTGGTGGTGGTGGTGGAGGGGTTCGGCCGGCGCATCGGCTTGCTCGTCGACGAGGTGGTGACGCAGCAGCAGGTCGTCATCAAGAGCCTGGGCGAGGGGATGGGCAAGACGCGCTTCCTCTCCGGCGCCGCCATCCTCTCGGACGGGCACGTCGGCCTCATCCTCAACGTCGAGGAGATCGCCACCCTGTTCCACCGGTCGCGTGACTTCTTTCACGAGCGCGGCGAGGCCCTGCCCGCCGCGCTCCCAGCCGCCCAGGAGGCCCGAGCATGA
- a CDS encoding response regulator, giving the protein MSYTILVADDSAIVRTMVKKAIAMAGLPIGQVHEAANGEEALAILRKNWIDVVFADINMPVMTGPELIRQMKGDAALASTPVVIVSSERSPARVEEMHKCGARAYVKKPFRPEQFRAVVEELLQAGEGPHGR; this is encoded by the coding sequence ATGAGCTACACCATCCTCGTCGCCGACGACTCGGCCATCGTGCGGACGATGGTCAAGAAGGCGATCGCCATGGCGGGCCTGCCCATCGGGCAGGTGCACGAAGCCGCCAACGGCGAGGAGGCGCTCGCGATCCTGCGCAAGAACTGGATCGACGTGGTCTTCGCGGACATCAACATGCCGGTCATGACCGGCCCCGAGCTGATCCGGCAGATGAAGGGCGACGCCGCGCTCGCCTCGACGCCGGTGGTCATCGTCTCGTCCGAGCGCAGCCCGGCGCGGGTGGAGGAGATGCACAAGTGCGGCGCGCGGGCGTACGTCAAGAAGCCGTTCCGCCCCGAGCAGTTCCGCGCCGTGGTGGAGGAGCTGCTCCAGGCAGGGGAGGGGCCCCATGGCCGCTGA
- a CDS encoding chemotaxis protein CheW, with translation MSTVESTNQNAAAPSLSAADIGVQLAGKYMTFKLAEEVYGLEILKVREIIGLMDITRVPRSADFIRGVINLRGKVIPVIDLRLKFAMDACQATEQTVIIVVQCQVGARNLTMGILVDQVLEVLSIEAAAIEPPPQLGEAAVEAQFILGVGKAGERVIFLLDIGKVLGREDAAAVASAAAA, from the coding sequence ATGAGCACCGTCGAGAGCACGAACCAGAACGCCGCCGCCCCGAGCCTCTCCGCCGCCGACATCGGGGTGCAGCTGGCCGGCAAGTACATGACCTTCAAGCTGGCCGAGGAGGTGTACGGCCTCGAGATCCTGAAGGTGCGCGAGATCATCGGGCTCATGGACATCACCCGGGTCCCGCGCAGCGCCGACTTCATCCGCGGCGTCATCAACCTGCGGGGCAAGGTCATCCCGGTGATCGACCTGCGCCTCAAGTTCGCCATGGACGCGTGCCAGGCCACGGAGCAGACCGTCATCATCGTGGTCCAGTGCCAGGTGGGCGCGCGCAACCTCACCATGGGCATCCTGGTGGACCAGGTGCTCGAGGTGCTCTCCATCGAGGCGGCCGCCATCGAGCCCCCGCCGCAGCTCGGCGAGGCGGCGGTCGAGGCGCAGTTCATCCTCGGGGTGGGCAAGGCCGGCGAGCGCGTCATCTTCCTGCTCGACATCGGCAAGGTGCTGGGCCGCGAGGACGCCGCCGCGGTGGCGAGCGCGGCGGCGGCGTAG
- a CDS encoding protein-glutamate methylesterase/protein-glutamine glutaminase, translated as MKSRVLVVDDSAVVRQIFSRELAKDPELEVVGSAPDPYVARDLIVQKKPDVLTLDLEMPRMDGITFLRKLMHYYPLPVVVVSSLTPAGGELALEALAAGAVDVMCKPGASFTVGDMAAQLVEKVKAAAHVDLKRRAAAPAAGGAAVAPRPVPALTRTTHQILAVGASTGGTVALEQILRAFPPNAPGTLITQHMPEMFTRYFADRLNQIARVEVREAADGDSVVPGVVLIAPGNKHMLLRRSGARYYVQVRDGPRVNRHRPSVDVMFRSVAQVAGRNAVGVILTGMGGDGAQGLLEMRQAGARTLGQDEASCVVYGMPKVAADLGGVEKVVPLAEMAGEILRVAEAAGAVA; from the coding sequence ATGAAGTCCCGCGTGCTGGTCGTCGACGACTCGGCCGTCGTCCGGCAGATCTTCAGCCGCGAGCTCGCGAAGGACCCGGAGCTGGAGGTGGTGGGCAGCGCGCCCGACCCGTACGTCGCGCGCGACCTCATCGTCCAGAAGAAGCCCGACGTCCTCACGCTGGACCTCGAGATGCCGCGGATGGACGGCATCACCTTCCTGCGCAAGCTCATGCACTACTACCCGCTGCCGGTGGTGGTGGTGTCGTCCTTGACCCCGGCCGGCGGCGAGCTGGCGCTGGAGGCGCTGGCGGCCGGCGCGGTGGACGTGATGTGCAAGCCGGGGGCGTCCTTCACGGTGGGGGACATGGCGGCCCAGCTAGTGGAGAAGGTGAAGGCCGCCGCCCACGTCGACCTGAAGCGCCGCGCGGCCGCGCCGGCCGCGGGCGGCGCGGCGGTGGCGCCGCGCCCCGTCCCGGCGCTGACCCGCACCACGCACCAGATCCTGGCCGTCGGCGCCTCGACCGGAGGGACGGTGGCGCTCGAGCAGATCCTGCGCGCCTTCCCCCCGAACGCGCCCGGCACCCTCATCACGCAGCACATGCCGGAGATGTTCACCCGCTACTTCGCGGACCGGCTGAACCAGATCGCCCGGGTCGAGGTGCGCGAGGCCGCCGACGGCGACTCGGTCGTCCCCGGCGTGGTGCTCATCGCCCCCGGCAACAAGCACATGCTGCTGCGCCGCTCCGGCGCCCGCTACTACGTGCAGGTGCGCGACGGCCCGCGCGTCAACCGCCACCGCCCGTCGGTGGACGTCATGTTCCGCTCGGTGGCGCAGGTGGCCGGCCGCAACGCCGTGGGGGTGATCCTCACCGGCATGGGCGGCGACGGCGCGCAGGGCCTGCTGGAGATGCGCCAGGCCGGCGCGCGCACGCTCGGCCAGGACGAGGCGAGCTGCGTCGTCTACGGCATGCCCAAGGTGGCCGCCGATCTCGGCGGCGTCGA
- a CDS encoding CheR family methyltransferase: MEPQLFQRFAALAYEKAGISIKPGKEALVAARVAKRLRALAIPDAEGYLRYLEEDSSGEELVRFLDVISTHFTSFFREPDHFDLLREELTELLLAGQRRLRLWSAACSTGEEPYSMAMTALGLDGVAGADLKILATDISVDTLRQATEGRYGTPRLEPVPEGLRRRWFKRHPDPRDPDGELWEAGPELKARVVYRRLNLAEPPFPMNGPLDVVFCRNVLIYFDHPTRQRLISAVEKLLRPGGLLCIGHTETLSGIDTRLKMQRPSVFRRPTERAS, encoded by the coding sequence ATGGAGCCGCAGCTCTTCCAGCGCTTCGCCGCGCTCGCCTACGAGAAGGCGGGCATCAGCATCAAGCCGGGCAAGGAGGCGCTGGTCGCGGCCCGCGTGGCGAAGCGGCTGCGCGCCCTGGCCATCCCCGACGCCGAGGGCTACCTGCGCTACCTCGAGGAGGACAGCTCCGGCGAGGAGCTGGTGCGCTTCCTCGACGTCATCTCGACCCACTTCACCAGCTTCTTCCGCGAGCCGGATCACTTCGACCTCCTGCGGGAGGAGCTGACGGAGCTGCTCCTCGCCGGCCAGCGGCGGCTGCGGCTCTGGTCCGCCGCCTGCTCCACCGGGGAGGAGCCGTACTCCATGGCCATGACGGCGCTGGGGCTCGACGGCGTCGCCGGGGCGGACCTCAAGATCCTCGCCACCGACATCTCGGTGGACACGCTGCGCCAGGCCACCGAGGGGCGCTACGGCACTCCCCGGCTCGAGCCGGTGCCGGAGGGGCTGCGCCGCCGCTGGTTCAAGCGCCACCCGGACCCGCGCGATCCCGACGGCGAGCTGTGGGAGGCCGGCCCGGAGCTCAAGGCCCGCGTCGTCTACCGGCGCCTCAACCTGGCCGAGCCGCCGTTCCCCATGAACGGGCCGCTCGACGTGGTCTTCTGCCGCAACGTGCTCATCTACTTCGACCACCCGACGCGGCAGCGCCTGATCTCGGCGGTGGAGAAGCTGCTCCGGCCGGGCGGGCTGCTCTGCATCGGGCACACGGAGACGCTGTCGGGCATCGACACCCGGCTCAAGATGCAGCGCCCGAGCGTCTTCCGCCGTCCCACGGAGCGCGCGTCGTGA
- a CDS encoding methyl-accepting chemotaxis protein translates to MAERTVVVTLASAAALAAAAATALLAGPGAAAGVCGAGAAGLVALGLVLAAAERAERAARARALASVALAVTEGAAPPEAQPGLEPALRELHQAAAAAARYCELVRGFIAQFEQGTVPGRVEGAYRGVPGATVASMNRFVELMQLRNADLKVLFEAGQQGRLAVRADTSKYTGYNGALIHGVHGILESVAAPVKQATSVLERLAQRDLTARLSGQYQGDFARMEAALNATAQDLHDALAHVAQSSAQVSSAAGEIASSSQSVATGAAQQASSLEESSASLESMASMVKSSADNAQQASALAQSAKGVAGQGADAMQQMAGAMESIRASAEGTSQIIKDINEIAFQTNLLALNAAVEAARAGDAGRGFAVVAEEVRSLALRSKEAANKTEALIRESVRQTGEGDQTAKLVAGKLSEITSIVGKVSDIVGEIAAATREQATGVEQATRAVGEMNKITQQNAANSEQSSSAAIELSAQAEELTSLVGGFKLASAPAAAAPRAPKPAAGLEPRKALLAAPGARPASAKPLPRPAAAKPAAPKPAAAAKPRFAAKPAARPSAAAAKPAAAKPAAAASPAAKPARNGAHGGANGIPLKPEELIPLDGDPTFEDF, encoded by the coding sequence ATGGCCGAGCGCACTGTCGTCGTCACCCTGGCCTCCGCTGCCGCACTCGCCGCCGCCGCCGCCACCGCGCTCCTCGCGGGGCCCGGCGCCGCGGCGGGGGTGTGCGGCGCCGGGGCCGCCGGCCTGGTGGCCCTCGGGCTCGTGCTCGCCGCGGCCGAGCGCGCCGAGCGCGCGGCGCGCGCCCGGGCGCTCGCGTCCGTGGCGCTGGCGGTGACGGAGGGGGCGGCCCCGCCCGAGGCGCAGCCGGGCCTCGAGCCGGCGCTCCGCGAGCTCCACCAGGCGGCCGCGGCCGCGGCGCGCTACTGCGAGCTGGTCCGGGGCTTCATCGCCCAGTTCGAGCAGGGGACGGTCCCGGGGCGCGTCGAGGGCGCCTACCGGGGCGTGCCCGGGGCCACCGTCGCCAGCATGAACCGCTTCGTCGAGCTCATGCAGCTGCGCAACGCGGACCTGAAGGTGCTGTTCGAGGCGGGGCAGCAGGGCCGCCTCGCCGTCCGGGCCGACACCAGCAAGTACACGGGCTACAACGGCGCGCTCATCCACGGCGTGCACGGGATCCTGGAGAGCGTGGCCGCGCCGGTGAAGCAGGCGACGAGCGTGCTCGAGCGCCTGGCGCAGCGCGACCTCACCGCGCGCCTCTCGGGCCAGTACCAGGGCGACTTCGCGCGCATGGAGGCCGCCCTCAACGCGACCGCCCAGGATCTGCACGACGCCCTGGCGCACGTGGCGCAGTCCTCCGCGCAGGTCTCCTCCGCCGCCGGGGAGATCGCCTCGTCCAGCCAGTCGGTGGCGACGGGCGCGGCGCAGCAGGCGAGCTCGCTGGAGGAGTCCTCCGCCTCCCTCGAGTCGATGGCGAGCATGGTCAAGTCCTCGGCCGACAACGCGCAGCAGGCGAGCGCGCTGGCGCAGTCGGCCAAGGGCGTCGCGGGGCAGGGCGCGGACGCCATGCAGCAGATGGCCGGCGCCATGGAGTCGATCCGCGCCTCCGCCGAGGGCACCTCGCAGATCATCAAGGACATCAACGAGATCGCGTTCCAGACGAACCTGCTCGCGCTCAACGCCGCGGTCGAGGCGGCGCGCGCCGGCGACGCCGGGCGAGGGTTCGCGGTGGTGGCGGAGGAGGTGCGCTCGCTGGCGCTCCGCTCCAAGGAGGCGGCCAACAAGACCGAGGCGCTCATCCGCGAGTCGGTGCGGCAGACCGGGGAGGGCGACCAGACGGCGAAGCTCGTGGCGGGCAAGCTCTCCGAGATCACGAGCATCGTCGGGAAGGTGAGCGACATCGTCGGCGAGATCGCCGCGGCCACCCGCGAGCAGGCGACCGGCGTCGAGCAGGCCACCCGGGCGGTCGGGGAGATGAACAAGATCACGCAGCAGAACGCGGCCAACTCCGAGCAGTCGTCCTCGGCGGCGATCGAGCTCTCGGCCCAGGCCGAGGAGCTCACGTCGCTCGTGGGCGGCTTCAAGCTGGCGAGCGCGCCGGCGGCGGCCGCGCCCCGCGCGCCGAAGCCGGCGGCCGGGCTCGAGCCGCGGAAGGCGCTCCTCGCCGCGCCCGGCGCGAGGCCAGCGAGCGCGAAGCCGCTCCCCAGGCCCGCCGCGGCGAAGCCGGCCGCGCCGAAGCCGGCCGCGGCCGCGAAGCCGCGGTTCGCCGCCAAGCCCGCCGCCAGGCCCTCCGCCGCCGCCGCGAAGCCCGCCGCCGCGAAGCCTGCCGCCGCAGCCAGCCCCGCGGCCAAGCCGGCCAGGAACGGCGCCCACGGCGGCGCGAACGGGATCCCGCTCAAGCCGGAGGAGCTCATCCCGCTCGACGGGGATCCGACCTTCGAGGACTTCTAG
- a CDS encoding response regulator, whose amino-acid sequence MNILIVDDSKAMRGIVMRAVKAAGLAEATYLEAGTGVEALASIRGAEPDLVLTDWNMPEMSGFELIKAVRAEGRQVKIGLVTSESDPTLRAQAMEAGAAFVISKPFTPDAVRAALQPVIS is encoded by the coding sequence ATGAACATCCTGATCGTGGACGACAGCAAGGCGATGCGCGGCATCGTGATGCGCGCCGTCAAGGCGGCCGGACTGGCGGAAGCCACCTACCTGGAGGCCGGGACCGGCGTCGAGGCGCTGGCGTCGATCCGCGGCGCCGAGCCCGACCTCGTCCTCACCGACTGGAACATGCCCGAGATGTCGGGCTTCGAGCTCATCAAGGCCGTCCGCGCCGAGGGGCGCCAGGTCAAGATCGGGCTCGTCACCTCGGAGAGCGACCCGACGCTGCGCGCCCAGGCCATGGAGGCCGGCGCGGCCTTCGTCATCTCGAAGCCGTTCACGCCCGACGCCGTCCGGGCGGCGCTGCAGCCCGTGATCTCATGA
- a CDS encoding HDOD domain-containing protein — protein sequence MIAPALILSQVKALPALASSALRLGELARDERSAAADFEQVVRPDPALTANLLRVANSAYFGLRCRADSVRQAITLLGVKRVSDLAAAVALAPVIPARLPGYDVEASAFWLHSVAVATLAERLAAQLRRPCPELTFTAGLLHDMGKLAIGSFVGDAAGEILAHVRGGLPFVSAERAVLGVDHGEVGGLVAEAWSLPPAAAAAARWHHAPGDAPDDTCRPVVDLVHAADALAHALGLGADAGELARSVDAGVEARLGVRARDLEATAGGTLDDIHELAALFLRQPGGTP from the coding sequence GTGATCGCGCCGGCGCTGATCCTCTCGCAGGTCAAGGCGCTGCCGGCGCTGGCCTCGAGCGCGCTGCGCCTGGGGGAGCTGGCGCGCGACGAGCGCAGCGCGGCCGCCGACTTCGAGCAGGTGGTGCGGCCCGACCCGGCGCTGACGGCGAACCTCCTCCGGGTCGCCAACTCGGCCTACTTCGGCCTGCGGTGCCGCGCCGACTCGGTGCGGCAGGCCATCACGCTGCTCGGGGTGAAGCGCGTCTCCGACCTCGCGGCCGCGGTGGCGCTCGCCCCCGTCATCCCCGCGCGGCTGCCCGGGTACGACGTCGAGGCCTCCGCCTTCTGGCTGCACAGCGTGGCGGTGGCCACCCTGGCCGAGCGGCTCGCGGCGCAGCTGCGCCGGCCCTGCCCGGAGCTCACCTTCACCGCGGGCCTGCTGCACGACATGGGCAAGCTCGCCATCGGGAGCTTCGTCGGCGACGCGGCGGGCGAGATCCTGGCGCACGTCCGCGGCGGGTTGCCCTTCGTCTCGGCCGAGCGGGCGGTGCTGGGGGTCGACCACGGCGAGGTGGGTGGGCTGGTGGCGGAGGCCTGGAGCCTGCCCCCCGCCGCCGCGGCCGCGGCGCGCTGGCACCACGCCCCGGGCGACGCGCCCGACGACACCTGCCGCCCCGTCGTCGACCTGGTGCACGCCGCCGACGCGCTGGCGCACGCGCTGGGCCTGGGGGCGGACGCCGGAGAGCTGGCCCGCAGCGTCGACGCCGGCGTCGAGGCGCGCCTGGGGGTGCGCGCGCGCGACCTGGAGGCCACCGCAGGGGGTACTCTGGACGACATTCACGAGCTGGCGGCCCTGTTCCTGAGGCAGCCTGGAGGCACTCCATGA
- a CDS encoding chemotaxis protein CheX: MAADVAEILARTLSQVLEEAAFLFAERSEEPPPLAGAVLQARLSFMGDHEGELVLAAPLDLCATLAANLLGEDEGGAATTGDDEDAVGELLNMVAGALLVELFGPEAKCLLGLPRVERVAPAQHEGELAHADAVATLVEEEGRRIDLSARLPGGAA; the protein is encoded by the coding sequence ATGGCCGCTGACGTGGCCGAGATCCTGGCGCGGACGCTCTCGCAGGTGCTGGAGGAGGCGGCGTTCCTCTTCGCCGAGCGCAGCGAGGAGCCGCCCCCGCTGGCCGGCGCGGTGCTGCAGGCGCGGCTGTCGTTCATGGGTGACCACGAGGGCGAGCTGGTGCTGGCCGCCCCGCTGGATCTATGCGCCACGCTCGCCGCGAACCTGCTGGGCGAGGACGAGGGCGGCGCGGCCACCACCGGCGACGACGAGGACGCCGTGGGCGAGCTCCTCAACATGGTGGCCGGCGCGCTCCTGGTGGAGCTCTTCGGCCCCGAGGCGAAGTGCCTGCTCGGGCTGCCGCGCGTCGAGCGCGTCGCGCCCGCGCAGCACGAGGGCGAGCTGGCGCACGCGGACGCCGTCGCCACGCTGGTGGAGGAGGAGGGCCGGCGCATCGACCTCTCCGCGCGCCTGCCCGGCGGCGCCGCATGA
- a CDS encoding chemotaxis protein CheD codes for MSTLTVDISDLKVSADPDDLIVTYALGSCIAVMVHDPVRVAAGMIHYMLPLSETSPEKAKARPAMFADTGIPLLFQSLYALGCKKEHLVVKVAGGGALYDDKGLFSIGKRNYTILRKMFWKTGVIVAAEDVGGAKSRTTRLHVGTGRCTVASQGLEVEL; via the coding sequence GTGAGCACGCTCACCGTCGACATCTCGGACCTCAAGGTCAGCGCCGATCCCGACGATCTGATCGTGACCTACGCGCTCGGCTCCTGCATCGCGGTGATGGTGCACGACCCGGTGCGGGTGGCGGCCGGCATGATCCACTACATGCTGCCGCTCTCGGAGACCTCCCCGGAGAAGGCGAAGGCGCGGCCGGCCATGTTCGCCGACACCGGGATCCCGCTCCTGTTCCAGAGCCTGTACGCCCTCGGCTGCAAGAAGGAGCACCTGGTGGTGAAGGTGGCGGGCGGCGGGGCGCTCTACGACGACAAGGGGCTGTTCAGCATCGGCAAGCGCAACTACACCATCTTGCGCAAGATGTTCTGGAAGACCGGGGTCATCGTGGCCGCCGAGGACGTCGGCGGCGCGAAGAGCCGCACCACCCGCCTGCACGTCGGGACGGGCCGGTGTACGGTGGCGTCCCAGGGGCTGGAGGTGGAGCTGTGA